The following proteins are co-located in the Bathymodiolus thermophilus thioautotrophic gill symbiont genome:
- the smpB gene encoding SsrA-binding protein SmpB has product MAKKNKKINSNTIVVNKKARHDYFIEQSLEAGLSLEGWEVKSLRDNKVQIKESYVILKNNELFLFGSHISPLKYASTHVNTDPTRIRKLLLHRLEINRIKDKINQKGATVVPLKLYWLRGKVKLEIGVAKGKKAHDKRQDIKEKDWKRDKQRALKESFK; this is encoded by the coding sequence ATGGCAAAAAAAAATAAAAAAATAAATTCAAATACGATTGTCGTTAATAAGAAAGCACGACACGACTATTTTATAGAACAAAGTCTAGAGGCTGGACTCTCTTTAGAAGGTTGGGAGGTAAAAAGTTTGCGAGACAATAAAGTACAAATTAAAGAGAGTTATGTTATTTTAAAAAATAACGAGCTGTTTTTGTTTGGCAGTCACATTTCTCCATTGAAATACGCCTCTACGCATGTCAATACAGACCCCACTCGAATTCGAAAATTATTGTTGCATCGCCTAGAAATTAATCGAATCAAGGATAAGATTAATCAAAAAGGAGCCACAGTAGTGCCGCTTAAATTATATTGGCTTCGAGGCAAAGTCAAGTTAGAAATTGGTGTGGCTAAGGGAAAGAAAGCACACGACAAACGACAAGATATTAAAGAAAAAGATTGGAAAAGGGATAAGCAAAGAGCGCTAAAAGAGAGTTTTAAATAA
- a CDS encoding rhodanese-related sulfurtransferase — protein sequence MFTICALYQFVRLDDFKEFRTPLRALMVDLEIKGTLLLALEGLNGTVAGTPDAIDKLVEFLENDGRFNRLEIKFSYSEKLPFKRLKVKLKKEIVTLGVEHIDPLSSVGTYVKPKDWNALISDPDVVLIDTRNDYEYGIGSFKGAINPNTETFREFPAYTKENLEQYRDKKVAMFCTGGIRCEKSTAYLKSQGFKTVYHLHGGVLKYLEEVDEADSLWDGECFVFDERVAVKHNLEQGQYDQCHACRYPITKADKDHQHYEKGVSCPRCHGTRSAEQINRYQERQRQIELAKARGEEHIGDNAAQIINAKAKKRAKKEAQK from the coding sequence GTGTTTACTATTTGCGCTCTTTATCAATTCGTGCGTTTAGACGATTTTAAAGAATTTCGCACGCCTTTGCGTGCGCTAATGGTGGATTTAGAAATAAAAGGCACGCTACTTTTGGCGTTAGAAGGTTTGAATGGCACGGTTGCTGGCACACCAGATGCCATTGATAAGTTGGTTGAGTTTTTGGAAAATGATGGGCGTTTTAACCGATTAGAGATTAAGTTTTCTTATAGTGAAAAATTGCCATTTAAACGCCTTAAAGTTAAACTTAAAAAAGAAATCGTAACGCTAGGCGTGGAACACATAGACCCACTTTCTTCGGTTGGTACTTATGTTAAACCCAAGGATTGGAACGCCCTTATTAGCGACCCCGATGTGGTGTTGATTGACACTCGTAATGATTACGAATATGGCATTGGCAGTTTTAAAGGCGCCATTAATCCAAATACTGAAACTTTTAGAGAATTTCCTGCTTATACCAAAGAAAATTTAGAGCAATATCGTGACAAAAAAGTAGCCATGTTTTGCACTGGCGGTATTCGTTGTGAAAAATCCACTGCCTATTTAAAATCACAAGGTTTTAAAACTGTCTATCATCTGCATGGTGGCGTGTTGAAATACTTAGAAGAAGTTGATGAAGCAGATAGTCTTTGGGATGGCGAATGCTTCGTGTTTGACGAACGAGTTGCTGTAAAGCACAATTTAGAGCAAGGGCAATACGATCAATGTCATGCTTGCCGTTATCCCATTACCAAGGCTGATAAAGATCATCAGCATTATGAAAAAGGCGTTTCTTGCCCTCGTTGTCACGGCACGCGTTCTGCGGAGCAAATCAATCGTTATCAAGAAAGACAACGCCAAATTGAATTGGCAAAAGCCCGTGGTGAAGAACACATTGGCGACAATGCCGCACAAATAATTAATGCCAAAGCGAAAAAACGGGCTAAAAAAGAGGCGCAAAAATAA
- a CDS encoding DUF3530 family protein — MLNKKTIWALSLLFTQVSYAMFPIPSMPSLPHLPMFGDFNPNKLRAEFNQFVGVEPDFAREQRVVNEIADAVMDGDVEYLPLKNGKEVFSIFMESEADKPKGGVIILHNRGQHANWNDTIKPLRIGLAKTGWHTLSVQMPVLGKQAKYYDYVPIFPYSHARINAAIDFYKKQGITNIVLIAHGCGVHMAMSYVDKYGDGKINGFVGIGMGATDYKQKLVNGFPLYKMTTPILDIYAEQDFSGVRKLANYRGRLIKAANHTKSTQMTVKNADHYYKTPHAAERLTAKVAHWLNTL, encoded by the coding sequence ATGTTAAATAAAAAAACAATATGGGCATTAAGTTTACTGTTTACACAAGTATCGTATGCGATGTTCCCAATACCCAGTATGCCAAGTTTGCCACATTTACCTATGTTTGGTGATTTTAATCCAAATAAATTGCGTGCTGAATTCAATCAATTTGTAGGCGTTGAACCAGATTTTGCCAGAGAACAACGAGTGGTTAATGAAATAGCCGATGCAGTAATGGATGGCGATGTAGAATATTTACCCCTCAAAAATGGCAAAGAAGTGTTCAGTATCTTTATGGAAAGTGAGGCAGACAAGCCCAAAGGCGGCGTGATTATCTTGCACAATCGGGGGCAACATGCAAATTGGAATGACACCATTAAACCCTTACGCATAGGATTAGCAAAAACAGGTTGGCATACATTGTCAGTGCAAATGCCGGTACTAGGCAAGCAAGCCAAATACTATGACTATGTGCCAATTTTCCCTTATTCACATGCGCGTATCAATGCGGCGATTGATTTTTATAAAAAACAAGGGATTACCAATATTGTGCTGATTGCCCATGGTTGCGGTGTACATATGGCAATGAGTTATGTGGATAAATATGGCGATGGCAAGATTAATGGATTTGTAGGAATTGGGATGGGGGCAACAGATTATAAGCAAAAATTGGTGAATGGTTTTCCGTTGTATAAAATGACAACCCCTATTTTGGACATTTATGCCGAGCAAGATTTTTCTGGCGTGAGAAAATTGGCAAACTATAGAGGGCGATTAATTAAAGCAGCAAACCATACTAAATCCACACAAATGACAGTGAAAAATGCAGATCATTATTATAAAACCCCTCATGCAGCCGAGCGCTTAACTGCTAAAGTTGCTCACTGGTTGAATACATTGTAA
- a CDS encoding DUF2062 domain-containing protein translates to MKKLLKHYSPNQNELKNHKSLGWLSQYLTNPSLWNFNRKSVSKAFAVGLFCAFVPVPFQMLLAAPSAIIFSANLPVAIALVWITNPITMPPIFYACYKLGAWVLGVGVEQDFVMSLAYVWQVFDVIWQPFLLGCLIVSVVSSIIGYFSIQFIYRLRVYKRKSKKN, encoded by the coding sequence ATGAAAAAACTCCTAAAACACTACAGCCCCAACCAAAATGAACTTAAAAACCACAAATCACTTGGCTGGTTAAGTCAATATTTAACCAATCCCAGTTTATGGAATTTCAATCGAAAATCTGTTTCTAAGGCCTTTGCAGTAGGCTTGTTCTGTGCCTTTGTTCCCGTGCCATTCCAGATGCTATTAGCAGCACCCAGTGCCATTATTTTTTCAGCTAATTTGCCTGTGGCAATCGCATTGGTGTGGATTACCAATCCCATCACCATGCCACCGATTTTTTATGCCTGCTACAAACTTGGTGCTTGGGTTTTGGGGGTCGGGGTTGAACAAGATTTTGTTATGTCATTAGCGTATGTATGGCAGGTATTTGATGTGATTTGGCAGCCGTTTTTATTGGGCTGTTTGATTGTGTCTGTTGTTAGCTCAATCATTGGCTATTTTTCTATTCAGTTTATTTATCGGCTAAGGGTTTATAAAAGAAAATCAAAAAAAAATTAA
- a CDS encoding ferritin-like domain-containing protein: MNGFELAYHALMNNTIEEKIKLTQQLYALSVNHQLDYSDAFPIQKTPNPGRPQKPELVRFQSVPRRDSSDLGFINTIHAICHIEFNAINLALDAIYRFQDMPEPFYQDWIQVAFEEAKHFSLLSAYLLKLGYQYGDFDAHDGLWQMTTDTDYDVLARMALVPRVLEARGLDATPKIQKRFKHSNFSHMVDILDIIFKDEINHVKIGNTWFHYLCQQRQVDPLTTFDKLVKKHIGAQLRGPFNIEARKLANFSQQELDYLCHFQK, from the coding sequence ATGAATGGATTTGAGCTGGCATATCACGCTTTAATGAATAATACCATTGAAGAAAAAATCAAACTCACTCAGCAATTGTATGCGCTAAGTGTCAATCATCAACTGGATTATAGCGACGCTTTTCCTATTCAAAAAACGCCCAATCCTGGCAGGCCACAAAAACCTGAATTAGTAAGATTTCAATCGGTACCACGAAGAGACAGTTCAGACCTTGGCTTTATTAACACCATTCATGCTATTTGCCATATTGAATTTAATGCAATTAACTTGGCTTTAGACGCTATTTACCGCTTTCAAGATATGCCCGAACCCTTCTACCAAGATTGGATTCAAGTCGCATTTGAAGAGGCAAAACATTTTTCTTTGCTGAGTGCATATTTGCTCAAATTAGGTTATCAATACGGTGATTTTGATGCACATGATGGATTGTGGCAAATGACAACAGATACCGATTACGATGTGTTGGCACGCATGGCACTTGTGCCTAGAGTATTGGAAGCCAGAGGCTTGGATGCCACACCTAAAATTCAAAAGCGTTTTAAGCATTCAAACTTTAGTCACATGGTTGACATCTTGGATATTATTTTTAAAGATGAAATTAACCATGTAAAAATCGGCAATACTTGGTTTCATTACTTATGCCAACAAAGGCAGGTTGACCCCTTAACAACCTTTGATAAACTGGTTAAAAAACACATTGGCGCTCAACTGCGTGGCCCATTCAACATTGAGGCTAGAAAACTGGCTAATTTTTCCCAACAAGAATTAGACTACTTGTGCCATTTTCAAAAATAA
- a CDS encoding pseudouridine synthase — MLLFNKPFGILCQFSGEEKNLSNYIDVKNFYPAGRLDKDSEGLLLLTDDGKLQHQISHPKFDKEKTYLVQVEGEVTNQAIIQLCQGITLKDGLTKPAKAKIVKQPDWLWDRNPPIRQRKNIPTSWIELKITEGKNRQVRRMSAAVGFPTLRLIRTQIGAWKLGDIQLGQYQYG; from the coding sequence ATGCTGTTGTTTAATAAACCATTCGGCATACTTTGCCAGTTTAGTGGCGAAGAAAAAAACCTATCTAATTACATTGATGTAAAAAACTTTTACCCAGCGGGGCGACTGGATAAAGATTCTGAAGGATTGTTGTTGTTGACTGATGATGGCAAATTACAACATCAAATTTCACACCCAAAATTTGACAAAGAAAAAACTTACCTTGTTCAAGTGGAGGGGGAAGTAACAAACCAAGCCATTATTCAATTGTGCCAAGGAATAACACTCAAAGATGGATTGACCAAACCTGCCAAAGCAAAAATCGTCAAACAACCCGACTGGCTATGGGACAGAAACCCACCTATACGCCAACGGAAAAATATTCCCACATCATGGATTGAACTCAAAATTACTGAGGGTAAAAATCGTCAAGTTCGGCGTATGAGTGCTGCCGTTGGCTTTCCAACACTTAGACTGATTCGCACACAAATAGGCGCTTGGAAACTGGGTGATATTCAATTAGGGCAATATCAATATGGATAA
- a CDS encoding HU family DNA-binding protein: MNKSELIDAIASATDLSKAEAGRALNATTDAITSAMAKGDSVQLTGFGSFVVRDRAARTGRNPQTGATIQISASKVAAFKAGKALKEAVNS; this comes from the coding sequence ATGAACAAATCAGAACTAATTGATGCGATTGCATCAGCAACAGATCTTTCTAAAGCAGAAGCAGGCCGCGCATTAAATGCAACAACTGACGCTATCACTAGTGCTATGGCTAAAGGTGACAGTGTGCAATTAACTGGCTTTGGTTCTTTTGTGGTTAGAGACCGTGCTGCTCGCACAGGTCGTAATCCACAAACAGGTGCTACTATTCAAATTTCTGCCTCTAAAGTGGCTGCGTTTAAGGCAGGAAAAGCACTTAAAGAAGCGGTAAATAGTTAA
- the rlmN gene encoding 23S rRNA (adenine(2503)-C(2))-methyltransferase RlmN, translating into MPNNQYKTNLLNLNQQALTKLFESLGEKPYRVKQIMQWIYKYHEFDFDKMLNLSKKLRQQLNDIACINFPEVSEQNQALDGVIKWVIDVGENNFIETVYIPEKDRGTLCISSQVGCSLACTFCSTGMQGFNRNLSTAEIIAQVMIAKQYLSTKDKRISNVVFMGMGEPLLNEKAVYVACDLLLDDLAFGLSRRKVTISTSGVVPALLRMADRTPVSLAISLHAPDDTLRDELVPINQKYPIKELLLACQNYLTAGTQERHILFEYVMLEGVNDSTAQAKKLATLLKGLSAKVNLIPFNPFPKTQYQTSKKVTIASFQDVLFDNGIRTTTRRTRGEEVDAACGQLAGRVVDKTKRTQE; encoded by the coding sequence ATGCCAAATAATCAATATAAGACAAATCTTTTAAATTTAAACCAACAAGCGCTCACTAAGCTTTTTGAATCTTTGGGGGAGAAGCCCTATCGTGTTAAGCAAATTATGCAGTGGATTTACAAATATCACGAGTTTGATTTTGACAAAATGTTAAATCTCAGTAAAAAACTGAGGCAACAACTGAATGACATTGCTTGCATTAACTTTCCTGAAGTGAGCGAACAGAATCAAGCACTTGATGGTGTGATTAAGTGGGTTATTGATGTGGGGGAAAATAATTTTATAGAGACGGTGTATATTCCTGAGAAAGATAGGGGCACATTGTGTATCTCCTCCCAAGTAGGCTGTTCATTGGCATGCACTTTTTGTTCAACAGGGATGCAAGGTTTTAATCGTAATTTAAGCACAGCAGAAATTATCGCCCAAGTAATGATTGCCAAGCAGTATTTGAGTACCAAAGATAAGCGTATTTCCAATGTGGTCTTTATGGGTATGGGGGAGCCGCTATTAAATGAAAAGGCAGTGTATGTTGCTTGTGATTTGTTGTTGGATGATTTGGCATTTGGACTTTCTAGGCGTAAGGTGACTATTTCAACTTCAGGTGTGGTGCCAGCATTGTTGCGTATGGCAGACAGAACGCCAGTGAGTTTGGCAATTTCCTTGCATGCACCCGATGATACTTTGCGTGATGAACTGGTGCCGATTAATCAAAAATATCCTATTAAAGAACTGCTATTAGCTTGCCAAAATTATTTAACAGCTGGCACTCAAGAACGCCATATTTTATTTGAATATGTTATGTTGGAGGGGGTAAATGACAGTACCGCTCAGGCTAAAAAATTAGCCACTTTGTTAAAAGGATTGTCAGCCAAGGTGAATTTAATCCCCTTTAACCCTTTTCCAAAAACCCAATATCAAACCTCAAAAAAGGTTACAATTGCCTCTTTTCAAGATGTTTTATTTGACAATGGCATTCGCACCACCACTAGGCGTACACGCGGAGAAGAGGTGGATGCGGCTTGTGGGCAATTGGCTGGTAGGGTTGTTGATAAGACCAAACGGACGCAGGAATGA
- the grxD gene encoding Grx4 family monothiol glutaredoxin → MEVMERIQKQVDSAAIVLYMKGTPQFPQCGFSSTAAQTLASTGVEFAYVNIFDDQEVMQNLPAFADWPTFPQIYMNSELVGGGDIIVEMAEMGTLKAAMEEATTKFSAA, encoded by the coding sequence ATGGAAGTAATGGAAAGAATTCAAAAGCAGGTGGACAGTGCGGCAATCGTTTTATATATGAAAGGCACACCGCAATTTCCACAATGCGGTTTTTCATCGACCGCCGCACAAACATTGGCTTCAACAGGGGTTGAATTTGCTTATGTGAATATTTTTGACGACCAAGAAGTTATGCAAAATCTACCGGCTTTTGCCGATTGGCCAACTTTTCCGCAAATCTATATGAACAGCGAACTCGTTGGTGGCGGTGATATTATTGTCGAAATGGCAGAAATGGGTACTTTAAAAGCGGCAATGGAAGAGGCGACCACAAAGTTTAGTGCTGCATAA
- a CDS encoding class I SAM-dependent methyltransferase has translation MFMRNDINKLKQDLSIKTNLLNHDLTLKTRWGVFSPRAIDDGTILLMKYVQVNETDKCLDLGCGYGPIGLAVAKSCPKGEVHLVDKDFVAVELSNINAKLNHIDNAKAYLSDAFLSVQKDLYFDQIISNVPAKVGREQLSIILYDAFDALKPGGKITFVTINGLRHFIKDNFKSVFGNYKKLKQGQKYTISQAIKK, from the coding sequence ATGTTTATGCGCAACGACATCAACAAACTCAAGCAAGATTTAAGTATCAAAACGAATTTATTGAATCACGATTTGACCCTTAAAACTCGCTGGGGCGTATTTTCACCTCGTGCCATTGATGATGGTACGATATTGTTAATGAAATATGTGCAAGTGAATGAAACTGATAAGTGCTTAGACCTCGGCTGTGGCTACGGTCCTATTGGTTTAGCCGTTGCCAAATCTTGTCCCAAAGGTGAAGTGCATTTGGTGGATAAAGATTTTGTTGCTGTTGAATTGTCTAATATTAACGCTAAATTGAATCATATTGATAATGCCAAAGCCTATTTATCCGATGCATTTTTGAGTGTTCAAAAAGACTTGTATTTTGATCAAATTATTTCAAATGTTCCTGCCAAAGTTGGTAGAGAGCAATTAAGTATTATTTTGTACGATGCTTTTGATGCGCTTAAACCTGGTGGTAAGATTACTTTTGTTACCATCAATGGCTTGCGACACTTTATTAAAGATAACTTCAAATCTGTTTTTGGTAATTATAAAAAACTTAAGCAAGGGCAGAAATACACCATTTCTCAAGCCATAAAAAAGTAA
- the dxs gene encoding 1-deoxy-D-xylulose-5-phosphate synthase has translation MLDSINYPKDIKQLDLRQLQSLADEIRAFLIENIQKTGGHLAPNLGTIEMSIAMHYVFSTPKDSFVFDVGHQAYTHKILTGRKDRIHTLRQKGGISGFTKRAESAHDSFGAGHSSTSISAALGISIANGIQCNHHKSIAVIGDGALTGGMSFEALNHAGDSNADLLIILNDNDMSISKNVGAMSKYLTKLISGKMYSTMKNKSLGFLQKMPRMHEFAKRSEEHLKGMVLPSTLFEELGLDYYGPIDGHDLPTLIKTLQNLKTQSKPRLLHIITKKGYGLDSAENDPCKFHGIAPAADGSSTLDSYSNVFGRWLINTAANNKDLIAITPAMCTGSGMSEFEQKFPEQYFDVGIAEQHAVTFAGGLATQGLKPVVAIYSTFLQRGYDQLIHDIALQNLNVIFAIDRAGLVGADGATHAGCFDLSFLRCIPNLTIMAPSNGLEMYQMLNTAFNMQSPVCIRYPRGVANVEKYETQDTVEIGTAKVLLKGEKIAIFAFGNKVDIALEAGAELGASVIDMRFVKPLDTQLIKEMASTHQRLISIEDNVISGGAGSAISEYLHQQKITTPLHLLGLPDEFTEQGTQAELYQQYGLTAKDIINATKI, from the coding sequence GTGCTTGATTCAATCAATTATCCAAAAGATATTAAACAACTAGATTTAAGGCAACTACAGTCTTTAGCGGATGAAATTCGTGCCTTTTTAATCGAAAATATCCAAAAAACAGGTGGGCATCTTGCGCCTAATCTTGGCACAATTGAAATGTCAATTGCCATGCATTATGTATTCAGCACACCAAAAGACAGTTTTGTTTTTGATGTGGGGCATCAGGCTTATACTCACAAAATTCTCACGGGTCGCAAAGACAGAATACACACATTACGCCAAAAAGGCGGTATTTCAGGGTTTACCAAAAGAGCAGAAAGCGCACACGATAGTTTTGGTGCCGGACACTCTTCTACTTCAATTAGTGCTGCATTGGGTATTTCTATTGCCAATGGTATTCAGTGTAATCATCACAAATCAATTGCCGTCATTGGTGATGGGGCACTCACAGGTGGTATGTCGTTTGAGGCGCTCAATCATGCCGGTGATAGTAATGCAGATTTGCTGATTATCCTCAATGATAACGACATGAGTATTTCAAAAAATGTCGGGGCAATGAGCAAATATTTAACCAAACTTATTTCTGGCAAGATGTATTCAACCATGAAAAATAAATCATTGGGGTTTTTACAGAAAATGCCCCGTATGCACGAATTTGCCAAGCGCTCAGAAGAGCATCTTAAAGGTATGGTGTTACCCAGCACTTTGTTTGAAGAATTGGGACTTGATTATTATGGGCCAATTGACGGACATGATTTGCCAACTTTAATCAAAACACTGCAAAATTTAAAAACACAAAGCAAGCCTAGGTTACTTCATATTATTACCAAAAAAGGCTATGGTTTAGACAGTGCAGAAAATGACCCTTGCAAATTCCATGGCATCGCACCTGCAGCAGATGGGTCAAGCACATTAGACAGTTATAGTAATGTTTTTGGGCGTTGGCTAATCAATACTGCTGCCAACAACAAAGACTTAATTGCCATTACTCCAGCAATGTGTACGGGTTCTGGAATGAGTGAATTTGAACAAAAATTCCCCGAACAGTATTTTGATGTGGGTATTGCCGAACAACACGCTGTTACTTTTGCAGGCGGTTTAGCCACACAGGGACTAAAGCCTGTTGTTGCTATTTACTCAACTTTTTTACAGCGTGGTTACGACCAACTTATTCACGACATTGCTTTGCAAAATCTAAATGTTATTTTTGCCATTGACCGTGCTGGTTTGGTGGGTGCTGATGGTGCAACTCATGCGGGATGTTTTGATTTGAGTTTTTTAAGATGTATTCCAAATTTAACGATTATGGCGCCAAGTAATGGATTGGAAATGTATCAAATGTTAAACACTGCCTTTAATATGCAATCACCTGTTTGCATTCGTTATCCTAGAGGTGTGGCCAATGTAGAAAAATATGAAACTCAGGACACGGTAGAAATTGGCACAGCAAAGGTTTTGTTGAAGGGTGAAAAAATAGCTATTTTTGCTTTTGGCAATAAAGTTGACATTGCCCTTGAAGCAGGCGCAGAATTGGGCGCCAGTGTGATTGATATGCGTTTCGTAAAACCACTGGATACGCAATTGATTAAGGAAATGGCAAGCACACATCAGCGGTTGATTTCCATTGAAGACAATGTTATTTCGGGAGGTGCTGGTAGTGCTATTAGCGAATATTTACATCAGCAAAAAATAACCACGCCTTTACACCTCCTAGGCTTGCCCGATGAGTTTACCGAGCAAGGCACACAAGCAGAGTTATATCAACAATACGGATTAACAGCCAAAGATATTATTAATGCCACTAAAATATGA
- a CDS encoding type II toxin-antitoxin system RatA family toxin, whose product MHKISKSAIVPYSCKKMYQLVNQIDEYPAFLKWCSSANILNQTEEEIIASVTINKSAFNQAFTTINRLTVDARIDMQLKEGPFKQLNGAWIFMPLGENACKISLELEFSFSSKLVDMTIAPIFTAISNAQLDAFVERAKQVYAVV is encoded by the coding sequence ATGCATAAAATCTCTAAAAGTGCTATCGTGCCTTACTCTTGTAAGAAAATGTATCAGTTGGTTAATCAAATTGATGAATATCCAGCTTTTTTGAAGTGGTGTTCTTCTGCCAATATTTTAAATCAAACTGAAGAGGAAATCATAGCTTCGGTTACGATTAATAAAAGCGCCTTTAATCAGGCCTTTACCACCATTAATCGCTTAACCGTTGATGCGCGCATTGATATGCAACTCAAAGAAGGGCCTTTTAAACAGTTAAATGGTGCTTGGATTTTTATGCCGCTGGGTGAAAATGCTTGCAAAATTAGTTTAGAATTAGAATTTAGTTTTTCCTCTAAGTTGGTGGATATGACGATTGCCCCTATTTTTACTGCTATTTCTAACGCACAACTGGATGCCTTTGTTGAGCGTGCCAAGCAAGTTTATGCTGTTGTTTAA
- a CDS encoding cation transporter, with protein sequence MGKCCEGNCSLDTTKANQRTSLRWVFAINVVMFFVIGSAAIYANTSALLADSLDNFGDAVTYALSLYALTQGMIFKAKVAYLKGVLIFASAVFIIGQVVYKLFVPSVPIFEVMGAFSLLSMVANSICFLILWRHRHEDINMTSVWECSKNDIMVNFSVLITSIAVWLTHSFWPDIFVAIILSGLLLRSAWRIIASSKAELHNAFSSK encoded by the coding sequence ATGGGAAAATGTTGCGAAGGAAATTGTTCTCTAGATACAACCAAAGCCAATCAGAGAACCAGTTTAAGATGGGTGTTCGCCATCAATGTTGTTATGTTTTTTGTCATTGGTTCGGCGGCAATATATGCGAATACCAGTGCATTGCTTGCAGACAGTTTAGATAATTTTGGCGATGCAGTTACTTATGCATTAAGTTTGTACGCCCTGACTCAGGGGATGATTTTCAAGGCAAAAGTCGCTTATTTAAAAGGGGTTTTAATTTTTGCCAGCGCTGTGTTTATTATTGGGCAAGTGGTTTATAAATTGTTTGTTCCCAGTGTGCCTATTTTTGAGGTGATGGGTGCCTTTAGTTTGTTGAGTATGGTGGCAAATAGCATCTGTTTTTTGATTTTATGGCGTCATCGTCATGAGGACATTAATATGACTTCGGTTTGGGAATGTTCTAAAAACGATATTATGGTTAATTTCTCTGTACTAATCACTTCAATTGCAGTTTGGTTGACCCATTCATTTTGGCCAGATATCTTTGTTGCTATTATCTTATCAGGACTTTTATTGCGCTCTGCATGGCGGATTATCGCTTCTTCTAAAGCAGAATTGCACAATGCTTTTTCTAGTAAATAA
- the ispG gene encoding flavodoxin-dependent (E)-4-hydroxy-3-methylbut-2-enyl-diphosphate synthase has product MKSTHTIVRRKSKQIFVGNVAVGGDAPISVQSMTNTDTNDIEATVAQIQAIQNAGADLVRVSIPTMAAAEAFKAIRKQVDIPLITDIHFDYKIALKVAEYGADCLRINPGNIGRADRVAEVVASAKDHNIPIRIGVNAGSLEKDLQKKYTEPTPEAMVESAFRHIDILDKLNFDNYKISLKASEVFMTVFAYQQLATQIDNPLHLGITEAGSLRAGSVKSSIGLGLLLSEGIGDTIRVSLASDPVDEIKVGFDILKSLSLRQKGVNLIACPSCSRQKFDVIKVVNELEARLEDINEPIDAAVIGCVVNGPGEAKAVSVGLTGGDPNLMYIDGLTHSKVSNENLVDELEAQIRSKLKHPKD; this is encoded by the coding sequence ATGAAATCTACTCACACTATCGTTAGAAGAAAATCCAAGCAAATTTTTGTTGGCAATGTAGCAGTTGGCGGCGATGCACCAATTTCTGTGCAAAGTATGACCAATACGGACACCAATGATATCGAGGCAACTGTCGCACAAATACAAGCCATTCAAAATGCAGGTGCTGATTTGGTGCGTGTTTCTATACCCACGATGGCGGCGGCGGAAGCCTTTAAAGCCATTAGAAAACAAGTGGACATTCCATTGATTACCGACATTCATTTTGATTACAAAATTGCACTCAAAGTGGCAGAATATGGTGCCGATTGTTTGCGTATTAACCCAGGCAATATCGGACGAGCAGACAGAGTGGCAGAAGTGGTGGCATCCGCTAAAGACCACAATATTCCCATTCGTATTGGTGTAAATGCAGGTTCTTTAGAAAAAGATTTGCAAAAAAAATACACCGAACCAACGCCTGAGGCGATGGTAGAAAGCGCCTTTAGGCACATTGATATTTTGGACAAATTGAATTTTGATAATTACAAGATCTCTCTAAAAGCTTCCGAAGTATTTATGACCGTTTTTGCCTACCAGCAATTAGCAACACAAATTGACAACCCACTGCATTTGGGTATTACTGAGGCTGGCTCACTCAGAGCAGGTTCGGTGAAGTCTTCTATTGGATTGGGTTTGTTACTCTCAGAAGGTATTGGTGATACCATTCGTGTTTCGTTGGCCTCAGATCCGGTAGATGAAATTAAAGTAGGTTTTGATATTTTAAAATCATTGAGTTTGCGGCAAAAAGGCGTTAATTTGATTGCCTGCCCCTCTTGTTCACGACAAAAGTTTGATGTTATTAAGGTGGTCAATGAATTGGAAGCCCGACTTGAAGATATCAATGAGCCTATTGATGCAGCAGTGATTGGCTGTGTGGTTAATGGGCCGGGTGAGGCCAAAGCAGTTTCAGTTGGGCTAACAGGCGGTGATCCTAATTTAATGTATATTGATGGGCTAACACACTCCAAAGTGAGCAATGAAAATTTGGTTGATGAGCTTGAGGCGCAAATTAGAAGTAAATTAAAGCACCCAAAGGATTAA